From the genome of Apus apus isolate bApuApu2 chromosome 19, bApuApu2.pri.cur, whole genome shotgun sequence, one region includes:
- the ZBTB34 gene encoding zinc finger and BTB domain-containing protein 34 isoform X2 gives MDSSSFIQFDVPEYSNTVLSQLNELRLQGKLCDIIVHIQGQPFRAHKAVLAASSPYFRDHSALSTMSGLSISVIKNPNVFEQLLSFCYTGRMSLQLKDVVSFLTAASFLQMQCVIDKCTQILESIHSKISVGDVDSVTVGAEENSENRNGVKDNSYFANPIEISPPYCSQVRQAAAGSDLRMETASGKTLRSRLQEEGHSDRGSSGSVSEYEIQIEGDHEQGDLIVRESQIAEVKVKMEKSDRPSCSDSSSLGDDGYHTEMVDGEQVVAVNVGSYGSVLQHVYSFTHASSQATGVSEAFGSLSNTSPSRSMLSCFRGGRARQKRVSTGHLHSDLQGLVQGADSESMVSNPRYESSPRERNARGHWYPYSERLICIYCGKSFNQKGSLDRHMRLHMGITPFVCKFCGKKYTRKDQLEYHIRGHTDDKPFRCEICGKCFPFQGTLNQHLRKNHPGVTEVRNRVESPDRTEAFVDQKVDNDASASEAMDSSMEIHAMANTSD, from the coding sequence ATGGACAGCAGCAGTTTCATTCAGTTTGATGTGCCTGAGTACAGCAACACTGTTCTGAGCCAGTTAAACGAGCTCCGCTTGCAAGGGAAGCTATGTGACATAATTGTGCACATTCAGGGTCAGCCCTTTCGAGCCCACAAAGCTGTCTTAGCTGCCAGCTCTCCGTATTTCCGTGACCATTCAGCATTAAGCACCATGAGTGGCTTATCAATATCAGTTATTAAAAATCCCAATGTTTTTGAacagttgctttctttttgttacaCTGGAAGGATGTCCTTGCAGCTGAAGGATGTTGTCAGTTTTCTCACTGCAGCCAGCTTTCTACAGATGCAGTGTGTCATTGATAAATGCACACAGATACTGGAGAGTATTCACTCAAAGATCAGTGTGGGTGATGTTGACTCTGTCACTGTTGGTGctgaagaaaattcagaaaatcgCAATGGAGTCAAAGACAACAGCTACTTTGCCAACCCCATTGAGATATCTCCCCCCTATTGCTCTCAGGTGCGACAGGCTGCGGCCGGCAGCGACCTTCGGATGGAAACTGCTTCTGGGAAAACTCTGCGTAGTCGTCTGCAAGAAGAAGGGCATTCAGATCGAGGAAGCAGTGGGAGTGTCTCTGAGTATGAGATTCAGATTGAAGGTGATCATGAGCAAGGAGACCTGATAGTAAGGGAAAGTCAGATTGCAGAGGTGAAAGTTAAAATGGAAAAGTCTGACAGGCCAAGCTGCTCTGATAGCTCTTCCCTGGGTGATGACGGATATCATACTGAAATGGTGGATGGAGAGCAGGTGGTGGCAGTAAATGTTGGTTCCTATGGGTCTGTCTTACAACATGTTTATTCATTTACCCATGCCTCGTCACAGGCTACAGGTGTGTCCGAAGCCTTCGGAAGCCTGAGCAATACAAGCCCTTCAAGGTCAATGCTGAGCTGTTTCCGAGGAGGCCGTGCACGCCAAAAACGGGTATCCACTGGTCACTTGCATAGTGATCTTCAGGGCTTGGTGCAAGGGGCTGACAGTGAATCTATGGTGAGTAACCCCAGATATGAAAGTAGTCCACGGGAAAGAAATGCAAGAGGTCACTGGTATCCATACAGTGAGAGGCTAATATGTATTTACTGTGGGAAGTCTTTCAACCAGAAAGGGAGCCTTGACCGACACATGCGATTGCACATGGGAATAACTCCTTTTGTGTGCAAATTTTGTGGGAAGAAGTATACCCGCAAGGACCAGCTAGAGTATCATATTCGTGGTCACACAGATGACAAACCCTTTCGCTGTGAGATCTGTggcaaatgttttcctttccagggTACACTAAATCAGCATTTGCGAAAAAATCACCCTGGGGTAACAGAAGTAAGAAACAGGGTTGAGTCCCCAGACAGAACAGAAGCATTTGTGGATCAGAAGGTAGATAATGATGCTTCAGCTTCTGAAGCTATGGATTCTAGTATGGAAATTCATGCAATGGCTAACACATCTGATTAA
- the ZBTB34 gene encoding zinc finger and BTB domain-containing protein 34 isoform X1 encodes MDDVEVCLFNWKSRLLFTSVEMDSSSFIQFDVPEYSNTVLSQLNELRLQGKLCDIIVHIQGQPFRAHKAVLAASSPYFRDHSALSTMSGLSISVIKNPNVFEQLLSFCYTGRMSLQLKDVVSFLTAASFLQMQCVIDKCTQILESIHSKISVGDVDSVTVGAEENSENRNGVKDNSYFANPIEISPPYCSQVRQAAAGSDLRMETASGKTLRSRLQEEGHSDRGSSGSVSEYEIQIEGDHEQGDLIVRESQIAEVKVKMEKSDRPSCSDSSSLGDDGYHTEMVDGEQVVAVNVGSYGSVLQHVYSFTHASSQATGVSEAFGSLSNTSPSRSMLSCFRGGRARQKRVSTGHLHSDLQGLVQGADSESMVSNPRYESSPRERNARGHWYPYSERLICIYCGKSFNQKGSLDRHMRLHMGITPFVCKFCGKKYTRKDQLEYHIRGHTDDKPFRCEICGKCFPFQGTLNQHLRKNHPGVTEVRNRVESPDRTEAFVDQKVDNDASASEAMDSSMEIHAMANTSD; translated from the exons ATGGATGATGTTGAGGTCTGTTTGTTCAATTGGAAAAGCAG attactCTTTACATCAGTAGAAATGGACAGCAGCAGTTTCATTCAGTTTGATGTGCCTGAGTACAGCAACACTGTTCTGAGCCAGTTAAACGAGCTCCGCTTGCAAGGGAAGCTATGTGACATAATTGTGCACATTCAGGGTCAGCCCTTTCGAGCCCACAAAGCTGTCTTAGCTGCCAGCTCTCCGTATTTCCGTGACCATTCAGCATTAAGCACCATGAGTGGCTTATCAATATCAGTTATTAAAAATCCCAATGTTTTTGAacagttgctttctttttgttacaCTGGAAGGATGTCCTTGCAGCTGAAGGATGTTGTCAGTTTTCTCACTGCAGCCAGCTTTCTACAGATGCAGTGTGTCATTGATAAATGCACACAGATACTGGAGAGTATTCACTCAAAGATCAGTGTGGGTGATGTTGACTCTGTCACTGTTGGTGctgaagaaaattcagaaaatcgCAATGGAGTCAAAGACAACAGCTACTTTGCCAACCCCATTGAGATATCTCCCCCCTATTGCTCTCAGGTGCGACAGGCTGCGGCCGGCAGCGACCTTCGGATGGAAACTGCTTCTGGGAAAACTCTGCGTAGTCGTCTGCAAGAAGAAGGGCATTCAGATCGAGGAAGCAGTGGGAGTGTCTCTGAGTATGAGATTCAGATTGAAGGTGATCATGAGCAAGGAGACCTGATAGTAAGGGAAAGTCAGATTGCAGAGGTGAAAGTTAAAATGGAAAAGTCTGACAGGCCAAGCTGCTCTGATAGCTCTTCCCTGGGTGATGACGGATATCATACTGAAATGGTGGATGGAGAGCAGGTGGTGGCAGTAAATGTTGGTTCCTATGGGTCTGTCTTACAACATGTTTATTCATTTACCCATGCCTCGTCACAGGCTACAGGTGTGTCCGAAGCCTTCGGAAGCCTGAGCAATACAAGCCCTTCAAGGTCAATGCTGAGCTGTTTCCGAGGAGGCCGTGCACGCCAAAAACGGGTATCCACTGGTCACTTGCATAGTGATCTTCAGGGCTTGGTGCAAGGGGCTGACAGTGAATCTATGGTGAGTAACCCCAGATATGAAAGTAGTCCACGGGAAAGAAATGCAAGAGGTCACTGGTATCCATACAGTGAGAGGCTAATATGTATTTACTGTGGGAAGTCTTTCAACCAGAAAGGGAGCCTTGACCGACACATGCGATTGCACATGGGAATAACTCCTTTTGTGTGCAAATTTTGTGGGAAGAAGTATACCCGCAAGGACCAGCTAGAGTATCATATTCGTGGTCACACAGATGACAAACCCTTTCGCTGTGAGATCTGTggcaaatgttttcctttccagggTACACTAAATCAGCATTTGCGAAAAAATCACCCTGGGGTAACAGAAGTAAGAAACAGGGTTGAGTCCCCAGACAGAACAGAAGCATTTGTGGATCAGAAGGTAGATAATGATGCTTCAGCTTCTGAAGCTATGGATTCTAGTATGGAAATTCATGCAATGGCTAACACATCTGATTAA
- the ZBTB43 gene encoding zinc finger and BTB domain-containing protein 43 — protein sequence MESGSSSFRVEFPDFSSTILQKLNQQRQQGQLCDVSIVVQGHLFRAHKAVLAASSPYFCDQVLLKNSRRIVLPDVMNPRVFENILLSTYTGRLVMPAPEIVSYLTAASFLQMWHVVDKCTEVLEGNPTVLCQKMNHGSDHQSPSSSSYNGLVETFELGSGGQTEFHKVQELRDGENEEESSKDELSCQLTEHEYLPSNSSTEHDRLSTGMTSQDGEEGTSDSAEYQYTRPMYSKPSIMSHKRWVHVKPERFEQDCEGVDNPYDEHQVSESMNAIQADHSIQSSGVEDFHIGDKKVEAEFDEQADESNYDEQVDFYGSSMEEFSGERADGNLSAHRQDLMIAAGYGEGIEMATGIKEETSLTGFSHADKLYPCQCGKSFTHKSQRDRHMSMHLGLRPYGCGVCGKKFKMKHHLVGHMKIHTGIKPYECNICGKRFMWRDSFHRHVTSCTKSYQASKAEQSTTEMS from the coding sequence ATGGAGTCTGGGTCAAGCTCTTTTCGAGTGGAATTTCCAGATTTTTCTAGCACCATTTTGCAGAAGTTAAATCAGCAGCGCCAGCAAGGACAATTATGTGATGTATCCATTGTAGTTCAGGGCCATCTCTTCAGAGCCCACAAGGCTGTACTTGCAGCTAGTTCACCTTACTTCTGTGATCAGGTTCTCCTGAAGAACAGCAGGCGAATAGTCCTGCCCGATGTGATGAACCCCAGAGTATTTGAAAACATCCTTCTGTCTACCTACACAGGTCGGTTGGTAATGCCTGCTCCAGAAATAGTTAGTTATTTGACAGCGGCAAGTTTCCTTCAGATGTGGCATGTGGTGGATAAATGTACTGAAGTGCTGGAGGGGAACCCAACAGTACTGTGCCAGAAGATGAACCACGGCAGCGATCACCagtcccccagcagcagcagttacaATGGCCTTGTGGAGACCTTTGAGCTTGGCTCTGGAGGACAGACGGAATTCCACAAAGTTCAGGAACTAAGGGATGGCGAAAATGAAGAAGAGAGCTCTAAAGATGAGCTGTCGTGTCAACTGACAGAACATGAGTACCTTCCCAGCAATTCTTCAACAGAACATGATAGACTCAGCACTGGAATGACAAGTCAGGATGGTGAAGAAGGAACCAGTGACAGTGCAGAGTATCAGTACACCAGACCCATGTATAGCAAACCGAGCATCATGTCTCACAAGCGGTGGGTCCATGTGAAGCCAGAGAGATTTGAACAAGACTGTGAAGGTGTTGATAATCCTTATGATGAACATCAAGTTTCTGAATCCATGAATGCCATTCAGGCAGATCATTCAATCCAATCTTCAGGTGTTGAAGACTTTCATATAGGTGACAAAAAGGTGGAAGCAGAATTTGATGAACAGGCAGATGAAAGTAATTATGATGAACAAGTTGACTTCTATGGCTCTTCTATGGAGGAATTTTCTGGTGAAAGGGCAGATGGAAACCTAAGTGCTCACAGGCAGGATCTTATGATAGCAGCAGGCTATGGTGAAGGCATTGAAATGGCTACAGGAATTAAAGAAGAAACATCCCTCACTGGATTTTCACATGCTGATAAACTGTATCCTTGTCAATGTGGTAAGAGCTTCACACACAAAAGCCAGAGAGATCGGCATATGAGTATGCACCTTGGCCTTCGACCTTATGGCTGTGGTGTCTGTGGTAAGAAATTCAAAATGAAACATCATCTTGTAGGCCACATGAAAATTCATACGGGCATAAAACCATATGAGTGTAACATCTGTGGGAAAAGGTTCATGTGGCGGGACAGTTTTCATCGGCACGTGACCTCTTGTACCAAGTCCTATCAAGCTTCTAAAGCTGAGCAGAGTACTACTGAGATGAGCTAA